CGTGGCCGACCTGGCGGCGATGCGCGAGCTGGGGATGGCCGGGGCCATCATTGGCAAGGCCATTTATGAGGGTAAGATTACGGAAGTGGAGTTGCGGGCTGAACTACAAGGACAAGTATAACCCAACGGCATGCTCCCAACTACTCCGGTAACCACGGTTCTTTTTGACCTCGACGATACGCTCTTCGACCACATGGCTACGGCGCGGGCGGCCCTGGCCGCCACGGCGGCCATCCGGCCGGCCTTGCAGCAGGTGCCATTAGAAGAGCTTTATCAGCGCTACAGCGAGCTGCTGGAGGAGTTGCACCCGCTGGTGATGACGGGCCAGCTTTCGTACCTGGGGGCGCGGCAACTGCGCTTTCAGCGGCTGCTGGCACCGTATGAGCCGGCCGTCTCCGCGGTGGTAGTTACGCAGGTGGCTGAGCAGCACTATAGGCATTATCAGCGGCTGCGGCAGCCCGTGGCGGGCGCGTTGGCGCTGCTGAAATGCCTGAAGCCGGACTACCAGATTGGGATTGTAACCAATAACCGCACGGCCGAGCAGGAAGAAAAGCTGCGCCACCTGGGCATGCGCGAGTTCGTGGATGCCTTGATTACCTCGGAGGGGGTAGGGGTGCTCAAGCCGGACCCTGCTATTTACGAAGTGGCCCTGCGGCGCTTGGGAGTCACGGCCGCCGAAACGGTGATGGTGGGCGATAATTGGCAGGCCGACGTGCTGGGGGCGCTGGCCATGGGCATCCGGCCTGTCTGGCTGAACCGCCTGGGGGTAGCCCGGCCGCTGGCCCACGTAGCGGAGTTGGCCAGCCTGGAGCCGCTGGTTGACGTATGCCAACAACTCATCGGGCCTCACTAGCTCTCAACGGGATGGGCTTCGAGTTTAGGCTGGTCTTGTCGGCCGCTCAATTAGCCAGTGATGCCGGGGACTTCCAACGGGTTACTTCCTGCTTGGAGCAGTTGACTTTAGTGAGGCTATATCTTGTTGAGGCTGACCCGACCTATAGAAAGTACGTTTTCGCACTTCCTTTTAGAAGTAAGTGGCCGGAAGATTTCGTTATCGAGGTTGATGGGCAGGGATGGTACGTGTGTTTCTATTCCGCCACCAATTCCCAACAGCTCTCCGTATTGCAAACGCTTAGGCAATGCCTGCATAAGGTAGGGATAACGGGTATGTTCGAAGAATTTTAATAAGAAAAAGAGATGCTGACCAAACGCCTCATTGCCTGCCTCGACGTGCAGAACGGCCGTACCGTGAAGGGCACCAACTTCGTAAACCTGCGCGATGCCGGCGACCCCGTGGCCCTGGCCGCGCGCTACGCCCAGGAGGGCATTGACGAGTTAGTGCTGCTCGACATCACGGCCACCGTGGAAAAGCGCCGCACCCTCATTGAGCTGGTGCGCAACGTGGCCCGCGAGGTCAATATTCCGTTCACCGTGGGCGGGGGCATCGGGGCGGTGGCCGATGTGGAGGCGCTCCTATTAAGCGGTGCCGATAAGGTTAGCCTTAACTCCTCGGTGCTGCGCGAGCCTGGCCTCATTGACGAGTTAGCTCGCCGCTTTGGCAGCCAGTGCATCGTGGTGGCCGTTGATGCCCGCCAAACCAACGAAACCGCCGCCCATGCGGCCGACGAGGCCTGGGAAGTCTTTACCCACGGCGGTCGCCACCCCGCCGGCCGCGAGGCCCTGGCCTGGTGCCGCGAGGCTGCCGAGCGCGGCGCGGGCGAAATCCTGCTCACCAGCATGAGCCACGACGGCACCCGCGACGGCTACGCCCTGGGCCTCACGCGGGGCGTGGCGGCGGGGGTAGGGATACCGGTTATTGCCTCGGGGGGGGCCGGGGCGGCTCCGCACTTCCGCGACGTGCTGCGGCCTGGCGGGGCCGATGCTGCGCTGGCGGCCAGCGTCTTTCACTTCGGCGACCTCTCGGTGGCCGGCCTCAAAAATTATCTCCTGACCGAAGGGGTGGCCATGCGCCCGGTAGGGTAGGGGCAATTTCCTGGCACCTGATTTTTATGCAGCAGCAACTAGCCCATGTCACGCTGGTCGTGCGCGATTACGACGAGGCCATTCACTTTTATACGCATCAGCTGGGGTTTCACCTGGTGGCCGACACGCCCTTGGGCGACGGTAAGCGCTGGGTGCTGGTGGCCCCGCCGGGCGCCGGGGGGGGTAGTGCGCTGCTGCTGGCCCAGGCCGACGGCCCTGAGCAGTTGCGCTACGTAGGCAACCAGACCGGCGGCCGGGTGTTCTTATTTTTAACGACCGACGATTTTTGGCGCGACTACCACCGCCTGATGGCGCAGGGCGTGCAGTTTCAGGAAACGCCCCGCGAGGAAGTATATGCTACCGTGGCCGTTTTTGCCGACCTCTACGGCAACCTCTGGGACCTGCTGCAACCTAAGCCCGCACCCATTACCTGAGTTGGCTCAAGCCGGCTGGCTCATCATTTCTTCTCTTACCGGCGGTTCTTACCCGCCGCTTTGCCTTTCCAAATGAATACGGAGTTAGATTTTGATAAAATGCCTGACCAGCTCATTCCCGCCATTGTGCAGGATGCCGCCACGGGCCAGGTGCTTATGCTGGGCTACTTTAATGCCGAAGCCTGGCAACGCACCCAGGCCGAGGGCCGGGTCACGTTCTTCTCGCGCTCCAAGCAGCGCCTCTGGACCAAGGGCGAAACCAGCGGCAATTTCCTGCAGGTAGTAAGCTTGCATATCGACTGCGACCGGGATACAGTATTAGTAATGGCCCGGCCCGACGGCCCGACCTGCCACCGGGGTACCACGAGCTGCTTCGAAGCTCAGTCAACTGCAACCGGGGAGGTAGGGGCTAGTACCGATGCCGCGCTGCCTACTCCCCCGGTTGGCTTCCTGGCCGAGCTAGACCGCCTCATCGAGCGCCGACAGCAGCTGCCGCAGGAAGAGCCGGGTTCTTACACTGTTCGCTTATTTGAAAAAGGCTTGGCCCGGATTGCGCAAAAAGTAGGGGAGGAGGCCGTGGAAACCGTTATTGACGCGATGGCGGGTAACCGCGTAGGCTTGCCTGGGGAAGCTGCCGACCTGCTCTTCCACCTGCTGGTGTTGTTGCGGGCCTCGGGCTCGTCGCTGGACGAAATGCTAGGCGTGTTGCGTCAGCGCCACCAGACTATCGCCGCCGGGCAGCGCCGTCCGCTGCCCGAATAAGCGAGTCCGCTCCCTTCCCGCTGCTAAATAAAGTGACGAGAAGTTGAGAGATATTCCAGCTTAACATAAGTAATAGATAAGTAAACTGCCTGTTGATTTTCACCTCTTTATTGGTTCAGCCGGCGCTCAATCTTATCCAGTAGGGCGCGCACCAGGGCCAGGTCTGCCACGTCGGTTACATCGAGTTGGGTATTAACGCCAGGGCCCGCTAACTGAATGCGAAAGAGTATTGCTGGTGGGGTAGTAGGCTGGGGTAAACCAGGACCCGCTGTTGAGCGGGACGCACGGGCTGGTTCAGGGCCAGGCGGTGTCTGTGAAGCGAAAATCGGGTTCGTCGGCTCGTTGAGGCCGAAGAGGCTGGCAATTGCGTCTGCCGTAGCTGGGGGGGCTAAACGGGGTGGCGGTAAGGGAATTGCTACTGGCACGCGGGGTTGATTATTTGGAAGGCTGGTCGCTACTGGTTCCTCCGTAACTTCAGTGGCTGTCGTTGGGGGACCCGCGGGGCCGGGTACTTGGCGGAAGACATTGGGACTAGGATTTGGACTGGCGAGTTCCCTCTTGGGTGGCTGTTGCGCTGCTAGCTGGTCGATATCGGCCAGTATGTTGTGCTCATCCAGTAACCCCACCATCCGGGCTCCGTCAATAAAGGCTTTGGCCACGCTCTGGGTATTTATTTCCTCTACGTCGAACTCGCGCATCAGTAAGACGTCGAGCATGGCAACAGGTAGCTCCCGGCTGCGAAATTTGCGGCACAGCTGTGTGAAGAGCGGCGGGGTAAGAAAGGCTTCCCGGTGAAACAGTAGTTCTTCCTGTTTGTCGTAAGCATGTTTTATGCGTCGGAAGAGTGTCGTAGTAGTAAGCATTTCTCGCTTGCTTGTGAGGAGGCCAAACTTTACGGCTGAGCCCACAATAGCCTTGAAAGAACCACTTACCTTACGATTTAGCTTACGGGCGCACGTTTCTAGGGCGCACTTGCCGCCCGTATCGTCTACTACTTCAGCTATTTCCCAGGCTCCACTGTAGCTAGTGCGGGGATAATCTATAAGTTTTGGCATTTAAGCAGTAGTATAAAAGAGGTGGATATGCTGAGGTGAGTACGAAAGGAAGACAAGTATAAACAAGGAAGAATGATAAAGTATACTAAAGTACAAAAAAGTTTAAAGTCCATATTTATTTTTAAACTTTTTTGTACTTTAGTATACTTTGGTCTGGTCTGTAATTTTAAACCCTCTTTTTTATACTTAACTAAAGCCCCAACAGGATAGGAGATACTTCAGCAACTATGAAGTTCTTCCTACTTTGCTCATCAATCTTATCCGCTGATAAATAACGCTTATACTAATGCACCATCACTACTACTTCAATGGCAACCAGAAAACTACTCAAAAAACTACTTGCTGACATAGGAAAGCTTCCACAAATAACTCGGGTCTCAAGTAAAAGCAACTGCTGGGGTAGCTGGTGGTTCTTAGGAATCAACTTCAACTTCACAAAACCAACCTCATCTTGACCAACTACATGTACGCAGACAGACCAGTTTACACTTAGCATATCTACTAGATAAGATTAAGCGCCTACTAGTCGATGAGATTTCTAGACTACGCAGGTAATAGTACTCAAAGATACAACCACTATTATTTGTCTTATAATTAATATTATGTTAAATTAAGCAGCGAAATAACGGAAAGCCTTCCCTAGATGCCTCTCCTCTTCTACCAACATGGAACTGACAAAAAAATCCCCAACCTTCATCAGGCTGGGGATTTTTGACCTACTTAATCTCAGCGTAAAATTATTTCTTCAAAGCTTGTAGCCGGTCTTCCATCCGCTTGGAATCGGCATTACGCCCGAGGCGGAAATATACCTTCTGAAGCGCACTGATGCTGGCCGCATCATTGGGCTGAATTTCGAGCGACTTCTCAAAGTACGGCACCGCAGCTTCGAAATATTTCTTACCTTGAGTCTCCAGCGGCTTACCCTTTAACTGGTACGTTTTCAGGTCCATTTTACTGGCCTTAGTATACATGTTAGCCGCTTGGTTGAAGTTGTAGATACCCATATTGAACTGGGCATCAAAATTATTCGGGTCCAACTCAATGGATTTCTTGTAGTCAGCCTGCGCGAGGTCAGTTTTCTTCTGGGCGTCGTAGAGCGAGCCGCGCACCGCGTACAGGTTGGCATTGGTGGGGTCGGCGGCGATGGCTTTGCTGATTTTTTCCATTGCCGCATCGCTATTGCCCCCCGTCATAGACATGTTCAGGTCCTCAATCAAAAAAGCCTTGTTCGTCGGATACGCTACCAATGCTTGCTTGAGAACCTGCTGCGCCTCCGGCTCATTTTTTTGCTGGTGCGCTATCTGGAGCAAGCGAGTGTACACGTTAACCGGGGCTGGCTTCGACTTATAGGCGTCCATGCCCAGCAGCTGGTTATAGCTGGTCTTAGCCCCGGCGAAGTCTTGCTTGGCTTCCTCAGCGTAGGCCGTATAGAGCACGGCAGTCGTATCCTGGGGGTTAAGCTGCGAAGCCAGCTTATAATTGGCGATGGCCTTGTCGAAATCTTTATCGTTGTAGTTTTTTACCCCGGCATTAAACGCCTGGCCATAAAGGTTTTGTAAACGTGAAGGCACCTGCTTACCGTATTCCCCGCTTGGGCCGTCCAGTTCCAGGGCCTTTTTGTACGACTCAGCCGCTTTTTGCAGGGCCTCGCCCGGCTGCATATCTTTAGTATACTTGGCAAAGAGGGCTTGAGTATTGGGGTCCAGCAGCTGGTAGTAGATTTCGCCTCGGGTAAACCAGGTTTTAGCCTTGTCCTTGGTCTTATCATTGGCAATGGCTTCGTTGATGCTTGCTAACGCCTTGTCCAGCTGGCCGGCTTTTTGACTAAGGAGAGCGTTAGTAACGGCCGAATTCTGGGCCAGGGCCGGCGTGGCCAAGCCAACGGCGGCCGTTAGGGCGACCGATGCGGCTAGCGTCAGAAAGGTCTTTTTCATGGGAGAAAGAAAGAAAAGATGAGTGATGGGGCAAAACTACGCCCAATCGGCAAAGGAATACTACCGGGGCTTTACGGCGCGCCGCCCGGCTGGTTTACATCGCATCCGGTTAAAGTTCTATTGAGTGAGTAAAGGCCCAAAAAAGGCCGCCCGCTACGCGGACGGCCTTCTCCTAGCAAGGTTGGTTTTTATTCCTGCTCGTCGGGACCTTCGCCGTCCTCCGCGTCGGCCAGAGCCAGGTCTGGCTCGTCGGGGCTACCCCCTACCCCATCGGTGATGTCACCTACTGAACCAGTCTCCGCTAGCTCGGCCAACGGGTCTAGCTCTACTTCGGCGGCCGCGACCTTGGCCACTGAGGAAATCTCGTCGTTGGCCGCCACCTTAAACAGGCGCACACCCTGCGTGGCGCGGCCGATTGTCCGCAACTCACTCATACTCAGCCGAATGGTGAGACCCGAGCGGTTAATTATCATCAGGTCGTCGGCATCGGTTACGGCCTGAATAGACACTAGCTTACCAGTTTTCTCGGTTACCTGCATCGCTTTCACGCCCTTACCACCGCGGTTGGTGACGCGGTAGCCCCCCTCCCCATCCAGGGCCGAGCGCTTACCGTAGCCATGCTCGGTCACCACCAGCAGCTCCTGCTGCTCGGAGTCGGCGATGCAAACCATGCCCACTACCTGGTCGTCAGGCTCGTCCTCGCTCAGCGTGATACCGCGCACGCCGGCCGCCGTGCGGCCCATCGGGCGCACTTTTTCCTCGGGAAAGCGTACCGCCCGGCCCGAACGCGAAGCCAGCACGACCTGCGAGTTGCCAGCCAGCAGCTGCACGTCGAGCAGGCGGTCGCCTTCGTTGATGGTAATGGCGTTAATACCCGCCGCTCGCGGCCGCGAGTAGGCTTCGAGGGGGGTTTTCTTCACCGTACCCTTGGCGGTGCAGAACATAAGGAAGGTGTTCTCCAGATAGTCGGGCGAGCGCAGGTTGCGCACGTTCAGCACCGAGCGCACAGCGTCTTCCTTGGGCTTATCAATCAGGTTTTGCAGCGGGGTACCCTTGGTGGTTTTAGCGGTTTCGGGCACCTCGTAGGCCCGCAGCCAGAACATGCGGCCCTGCTCCGTGAAGATGAGCAGATACTCGTGGGTAGTAGCCACGAACAGATGCTCCGTGAAGTCGTCCTGCTTCGAGCCGGCCCCGCGAGCCCCTACCCCCCCCCGATTCTGGGTGCGGTACTCATCGAGGCTGGTGCGCTTGATGTAGCCCTCGCGGCTCACGGTAATTACCATTGCCTCGTCAGCAATCATGTCCTCCATCGAGAAGTCGCCGCCCGCATGGTTGATGCTGGTGCGGCGCTCGTCGCCGTAGCGCTCGCGCATCTCCAGCAGCTCGCGCTTGATGAGGGCGCGCTGCTCCTGGGGCGAGGCCAGGATGGCATTCAGCCGGTCCACCTCGCGCATCAGCTCCTCGTACTCGGCCACGAGCTTGTCGCGCTCCAGGCCGGTGAGGCGCTGCAGGCGCATGTCCAGGATGGCGCGGGCCTGCACCTCACTCAGGGCGAAGCGCTCGATGAGACCCAGCCGGGCCACCTCCGGGTCGCGCGACTCGCGAATGAGGCGAATCACCTCGTCCAGGTGGTCCAACGCGATAAGCAGACCTTCCAGAATGTGCGCCCGCTTCTGCGCCTCGGCCAGCTCGTAGCGGGTGCGGCGCACGATGACTTCCTCGCGGTGCTCCACGAAGTACACGATGAGGTCGCGCAGGTTCAGGGTCATCGGGCGGCCCTTGACCAGGGCCACGTTGTTGACGCCGAACGAGGATTGCAGCTGGGTGTACTTAAACAAGTTATTGAGCACCACCGTGTTCAGGGCATCGCGCTTCAATTCATACACAATGCGCATGCCATCGCGGTCGCTCTCGTCGCGCAGGGCGGCGATGCCCTCAATCTTCTTGTCATTAATCAGCGCGGCCGTCTTCTCAATCATCGAGGCTTTATTCACCTGGTAGGGAATCTCGGTCACGATAATCTGCTCCTTGCCGTTGGGCAGGGTCTCGAAGTTGGTTTTGGCCCGCAGCACGATGCGGCCCCGACCCGTTTCAAATGCCTGCTTCACGCCCTCGTAGCCGTAGACGATGCCACCGGTCGGAAAGTCCGGGGCCGTCACGTACTGCATGAGCTCCGGGATGGTAATCGCCTCGTTGTCGAGGTAGGCCACGATGCCGTCCACCACTTCACGCATGTTGTGAGGCGCCATGTTGGTGGCCATGCCCACGGCAATGCCGCTGGTGCCATTCACCAGCAGGTTCGGGAACTTGGCGGGCAGCACGCTGGGCTCTTCGAGCGAGTCGTCGAAGTTGGGCTGGAAGTCCACCGTGTCCTTGTCGAGGTCGCCCAGCAGCTCGTCGGACAAGCGCTTGAGGCGGGCCTCGGTGTAGCGCATGGCGGCCGGCGAGTCGCCGTCAATCGAGCCAAAGTTGCCCTGACCGTCCACCAAGGGGTAGCGCAGGCTCCAGTCCTGGGCCATGCGCACCATCGTGTCGTAGACCGAGCTGTCGCCGTGCGGATGGTACTTACCCAGCACCTCACCCACGATACGAGCCGATTTTTTGTGGCTTTTGGAATACGAGACGCCCAGCTCGCTCATACCGTAGAGCACGCGCCGGTGCACGGGCTTCAGGCCGTCGCGCACGTCGGGCAGCGCCCGTGAGATGATGACCGACATCGAGTAGTCGATGTAAGCCCCGCGCATCTCGTCTTCGATGTTAATCGGAATAATTTTTTCGCCTTCGGCCATCTGGTTAAGCTGTTAGCCACTAGCGATTAGCTGGTAGCTCGGGTTCAACGAAAGGCGACGACTCCTAGCGGCCGGCGATTAGCCTGGGCTAACCATTCCAGAACGTCGCTAGTAGCCCTCGCTATAATACACGCGCAAGATACGGCGAAAAACCCGGTTTTTCTAGCTTTTGCGGGACTTTTTACCCGCGCTCGTCAGGTGGACGAGACCGAGCTCCTGCCCTGCCCTACCCCCCTCAAAATGCGTAATTCGATGCAAGTACTTCGCAGGTCACTTTCGCTGCTTATTTTAGCGGCTTGCTGCGGTCGCTATCCTTGTGGTTGTCGCTACCCTGCCGGTTCACTTTGATGCGCTCGCCGATGGCCGGGTACTGCATCCGCCAGATGGGCCGGGCGCGGTACTTCACCCCCTCGTGGTAGTGGGCCTTGCGGATGTGGCACGAGTCAATGGGACAAGTGCGGCAGCCAGCCAGGGCCAGTATGCATAGCAGCAATAAGAAGGATAGCCTGCGGCTGGGAGGGAGGGGTAGGCGCAACTTCATAGGGGACAAAGATACGGCCACCTTTCCGGCCGTGGATAGCCCGGCGGCTACCTTTGCCGCTACCTCGCGTGTGGTAAGTCCTCCCAGCCATTCGGCTCCTCCCTAAAAAGAGAAGCCCGGCGGCTGCAAACAGACCGGGCTTCGAGGTTACGCTTGTCTGCCTACAGTTGCGGCGGCAGGTCGGTGCCCTCCCACTCAGCCAGAAACTGCGCCACGAACTGCTCCATAAAGTGGTGGCGCACGGCGGCCAACTGGCGGGCGGCGGGCGTGTGCAGGCGGTCTTTCAGGTGCAAGAGCTTCTCGTAGAAGTGGTTAAGGGTGGGCGTGGTGCTTTGCTTGTACTGCTCAAAATCGGCGTGTGCCACGGGCGGCACGGCGGGGTCGTGCAGCGGGCGGCCCTTGTGGCCGCCGTAGGCGAAGGCCCTACCCACCCCGATGGCCCCGATGGCGTCGAGGCGGTCGGCATCCTGCACCACGGCCGCCTCGGGGCTACTCACGGGCGTTTCGACCCCCAGGCCCTTAAAGCTAACCTCGCGAATAACCTGCTCGACGCGGGCGATAGTGGCCTCCGGTACCTGCTGGCTCAGGAGCCAGGCGCGGGCGGCGCGGGGGCCGGCCTCGTAGTCGCCGCCGTGAAACTTCCAGTCGGCAATGTCGTGCAGCAGCGCCGCCAGCTCGGTTACCTCGGGGTCGGTACCGGGGGTTTGGGCGGCCAGCGCCCGCGCCACCTGCCACACCCGCCGGATGTGCGGCCAGTCGTGGCCCGAGCCTTCGGCGCGGAATTTCTCTTCGATGAAAGCGGCGGTGGTTTCAATTATCATTTGCCAATTATTAAGTATCAGTGCATAGCCAAATCGGCACTAAGCCGCCTAGCAGCTACTGCCTTTCCTTTCTGACGCGACTTTCGCGCAAAGATGCGGGCGGCGGCTCTAGCTTGCGGCTTTATTCCCTACCCCCCCCCTTCTAGCCCGACTCTTACCTTGGAAAAAATTGCCATGCTGGGCGGCGGCTCCTGGGCCACGGCCCTCACCAAAATTCTCTCCGAAAACGGGGCCCGTGTGGACTGGTGGCTGCGCTCGAAAGACGACGTGCAGCACCTGCAGCGCACCGGCCACAACCCGCGCTACCTCTCGGCCGTGCAGCTCGACCGCCACCGGGTGTTTCCGACCGCCGACCTGGCCGATGCCGTAGCCGAGGCCGACTGGCTGGTGCTGGCCGTGCCGGCGGCCTTCGTGCAGCCGGTGCTCGACAAGCTAGGCCGCGACGCGCTGCGCCACAAAACAGGCGTCGTCTCGGCCATCAAGGGCATGATTCCGGGTAAGAATGTGCTCGTGACCGACTACGTACAGGAGCGCTTCCGCCTACCCCCCTCCCACCTGGGCGTGATAGCCGGGCCCTGCCACGCCGAAGAAGTGGCCCTCGAAAAGCAGAGCTACCTTACCATTGGCTCGCCCGACGTGCCGGGCCTGGCTACGGCCTTTTGCCAGCTGCTGCGCAACCGCTACGTGAGCGCTCACCCGGCCGCCGACCTCGACGGCATCGAGTACTGCGCCGTGATGAAAAATATCATCGCCCTGACCGGCGGCATCGCCCACGGCCTGGGCTACGGCGATAATTTTCTGGCCGTGCTGGTCAGCAATGCGGTGCAGGAAATCCGGCGCTTTCTGCAAGCCATCTCGCCCCAGCCGCGCGACCTCTCGGCCTCGGCCTACCTCGGCGATTTGCTGGTAACTTCTTACTCGCAGTTTTCGCGCAACCGAACATTTGGGAGCATGGTGGGCCGGGGCTACTCCGTGAAATCGGCCCAGCTGGAAATGAACATGATTGCCGAGGGCTACTACGCCGTCAAAAGCATTCACGAGCTAAACCGCAAGCTGAAGGTGAACATGCCCATCACCACGGCGGCGTATAATATTCTCTACGAGCGTATTGCGCCGGCCGTGGAGCTGGAAATATTGAAAGAGAAACTTAGGTAGATGGTAATTTTACTCGATTTGGATGGCGTATTAATCACGACGCCAGCTTGGCGGGCGGTAGAAACTGCGGCCGATGGCTTCTGCAAATTCAATGAGCGAGCCACGACAAACCTAGCTGCTATTCTGGCCGAAACTAAAGCGGCCTTCGTACTGACGACTTCGCACCGTATCAACTATTCGGTCACGCAATGGGAAGCGATTTTTAAAGCACGGAGTCTTTTCCCTTCGGCTATCACAAAGGTGAATAACCGCACTACGCTGCCCCAGGCCGGCTCCCGCGCTAGTGAGATTGAAACCTGGGTAATGCGACAGAGTGCAACCACTAACTACGTTGTAGTTGATGATGACCTTTCGCTACACACCCTACCCCCAGCTATAAAAAGCCGGTGCGTACTTACTAAACCGCTAGTTGGTCTGGATACCACCGCTACTAAGCAGGTGCTACATATCTTGCGTAGCAACGCTTTCCCAACTACCCTATGAACTGGCTCCCCCTGGCCCTGCTCACGGCGCTGTGCCTGGCGGGCTATAACTTCTTTATCAAGCTGGCCGCCGACTCCCTACCCCCCGCCGTGGGCGCGGTGGTGCTGCAGCTGGTGGCGGCCGGGCTGGGCGCGGCGTGGCTGCTGCGCCAGTGGCTGGCGGGACAGCCGCTGGCCGTATCGGGCCGCGGGCTGGGGCTGGCGGCGCTGGCTGGCCTGTGCGTGGGGCTGGCCGAGATGCTGACTTTCGTGGTGTTTCGGCGCGGGGTACCGGCCTCGGTGGGCACGCCCGTCATTGTGGGCGGCTCGGTGCTGCTGGCCACGCTGCTGGGGCTACTGGTGCTACGCGAAAGCCTCACGCTGGGCCAGGTGGGTGGGCTGGCGCTCATCGTGGGGGGGATTGGGCTGCTGGCGCGGGGGTAGGGCGGGTAGATACGGGCAGGATGGCAACCTCGGCGGTTTGGAAAACTGCTGGCTGAGCCCCCGGTGGGGCCACCAGCCACACTTCGTATTCCGCGGGGCCCGTTGGGGTAATCAACCGTTGCTGGTCGCCCTCTACTACCGCCAGCGGCAGCAGGGGCTGGCCCGCACTCAGCACGCGGTGCTGCCAGCACAGGGCCACGGCTTTGGCCGATTCCAGGACCCAGACCCGCCGCCAGCGGTGCGCCCGCAGCCAGTCGTAGGCCCGGTCGTAGTCCTGCTGCCGTTGCGCCTGCCACCGCATAATGGGGCGCTCCCGGTGCAGGCGGTAGCTTCCATAGGCCCCCAGCAGCAGGGCCAGCGCTACCAGGCCTGCGCCTGGGGCCACGCGCCGGGCGGGTCGCCAGGCGGCCCGCAGCTTATTCATTACCACCTGCCCGGCCAGCCCCCCCAGCACCAGCAGGGCCAAAAGCACCGCCAGTAGCGCCCGCGCCGGTACGTAGGCCCGCTGCACCAGCAGCAGCGGCAGCCATAGCACCAGTTGCCCGTAGAGCAGCCAACCCAGCCGCCGGGCCGGCTCCGGCAGCTTTCCCCAGCGCAAAACCAGGGGGGTAGCACTAGCAATGGCGACAAAAAGCGCGGCACTGATGGCCCGCTGGCCCAGCAGCTCACTAGCCGTGCCAAGCAGATAGAAAGGCCCCAGGCCAGTCCAGAAAGTGTTCCCCGGCATCGGGCGCACGTAGGGGTTCGCCACCAGCATATTCCAGCCCGATACTGCCCCAATGGGCGCGTAGAGCACCATAGCAGTAAGGCCGATGCCCGCCGTGATTACAGCTAAGTGGAGCAGTTTTAGCCGCCGCGCCCGGCCGCGCCCGCGGCTAAACCCGATAAGCAGCGCCAGGCCCAGCCCTAATAGCACGTAGAGGTGGGTCGGCACGGCGTAGAGGCCCACTACCGCGCTCAGGCTGAAAGCGGCCCAGGCGCGCTGCCGCGCAAACCGGCGCAGGCCCTGGGGGCGCAGCAGCGCTAAGCTGGCTGCCAGCCCCGCCAGCAGCGCGGCCAACAGCAGGCAGTATCCGCGGCCGGCTACTGTGTAAAAAACCATCAGGGGCGACAAGCA
The genomic region above belongs to Hymenobacter psoromatis and contains:
- a CDS encoding HAD family hydrolase: MLPTTPVTTVLFDLDDTLFDHMATARAALAATAAIRPALQQVPLEELYQRYSELLEELHPLVMTGQLSYLGARQLRFQRLLAPYEPAVSAVVVTQVAEQHYRHYQRLRQPVAGALALLKCLKPDYQIGIVTNNRTAEQEEKLRHLGMREFVDALITSEGVGVLKPDPAIYEVALRRLGVTAAETVMVGDNWQADVLGALAMGIRPVWLNRLGVARPLAHVAELASLEPLVDVCQQLIGPH
- the hisF gene encoding imidazole glycerol phosphate synthase subunit HisF, translated to MLTKRLIACLDVQNGRTVKGTNFVNLRDAGDPVALAARYAQEGIDELVLLDITATVEKRRTLIELVRNVAREVNIPFTVGGGIGAVADVEALLLSGADKVSLNSSVLREPGLIDELARRFGSQCIVVAVDARQTNETAAHAADEAWEVFTHGGRHPAGREALAWCREAAERGAGEILLTSMSHDGTRDGYALGLTRGVAAGVGIPVIASGGAGAAPHFRDVLRPGGADAALAASVFHFGDLSVAGLKNYLLTEGVAMRPVG
- a CDS encoding VOC family protein, with the translated sequence MQQQLAHVTLVVRDYDEAIHFYTHQLGFHLVADTPLGDGKRWVLVAPPGAGGGSALLLAQADGPEQLRYVGNQTGGRVFLFLTTDDFWRDYHRLMAQGVQFQETPREEVYATVAVFADLYGNLWDLLQPKPAPIT
- the hisIE gene encoding bifunctional phosphoribosyl-AMP cyclohydrolase/phosphoribosyl-ATP diphosphatase HisIE — its product is MNTELDFDKMPDQLIPAIVQDAATGQVLMLGYFNAEAWQRTQAEGRVTFFSRSKQRLWTKGETSGNFLQVVSLHIDCDRDTVLVMARPDGPTCHRGTTSCFEAQSTATGEVGASTDAALPTPPVGFLAELDRLIERRQQLPQEEPGSYTVRLFEKGLARIAQKVGEEAVETVIDAMAGNRVGLPGEAADLLFHLLVLLRASGSSLDEMLGVLRQRHQTIAAGQRRPLPE
- a CDS encoding tetratricopeptide repeat protein; this encodes MKKTFLTLAASVALTAAVGLATPALAQNSAVTNALLSQKAGQLDKALASINEAIANDKTKDKAKTWFTRGEIYYQLLDPNTQALFAKYTKDMQPGEALQKAAESYKKALELDGPSGEYGKQVPSRLQNLYGQAFNAGVKNYNDKDFDKAIANYKLASQLNPQDTTAVLYTAYAEEAKQDFAGAKTSYNQLLGMDAYKSKPAPVNVYTRLLQIAHQQKNEPEAQQVLKQALVAYPTNKAFLIEDLNMSMTGGNSDAAMEKISKAIAADPTNANLYAVRGSLYDAQKKTDLAQADYKKSIELDPNNFDAQFNMGIYNFNQAANMYTKASKMDLKTYQLKGKPLETQGKKYFEAAVPYFEKSLEIQPNDAASISALQKVYFRLGRNADSKRMEDRLQALKK
- the gyrA gene encoding DNA gyrase subunit A, translating into MAEGEKIIPINIEDEMRGAYIDYSMSVIISRALPDVRDGLKPVHRRVLYGMSELGVSYSKSHKKSARIVGEVLGKYHPHGDSSVYDTMVRMAQDWSLRYPLVDGQGNFGSIDGDSPAAMRYTEARLKRLSDELLGDLDKDTVDFQPNFDDSLEEPSVLPAKFPNLLVNGTSGIAVGMATNMAPHNMREVVDGIVAYLDNEAITIPELMQYVTAPDFPTGGIVYGYEGVKQAFETGRGRIVLRAKTNFETLPNGKEQIIVTEIPYQVNKASMIEKTAALINDKKIEGIAALRDESDRDGMRIVYELKRDALNTVVLNNLFKYTQLQSSFGVNNVALVKGRPMTLNLRDLIVYFVEHREEVIVRRTRYELAEAQKRAHILEGLLIALDHLDEVIRLIRESRDPEVARLGLIERFALSEVQARAILDMRLQRLTGLERDKLVAEYEELMREVDRLNAILASPQEQRALIKRELLEMRERYGDERRTSINHAGGDFSMEDMIADEAMVITVSREGYIKRTSLDEYRTQNRGGVGARGAGSKQDDFTEHLFVATTHEYLLIFTEQGRMFWLRAYEVPETAKTTKGTPLQNLIDKPKEDAVRSVLNVRNLRSPDYLENTFLMFCTAKGTVKKTPLEAYSRPRAAGINAITINEGDRLLDVQLLAGNSQVVLASRSGRAVRFPEEKVRPMGRTAAGVRGITLSEDEPDDQVVGMVCIADSEQQELLVVTEHGYGKRSALDGEGGYRVTNRGGKGVKAMQVTEKTGKLVSIQAVTDADDLMIINRSGLTIRLSMSELRTIGRATQGVRLFKVAANDEISSVAKVAAAEVELDPLAELAETGSVGDITDGVGGSPDEPDLALADAEDGEGPDEQE